One window of uncultured Trichococcus sp. genomic DNA carries:
- a CDS encoding CD1375 family protein, with protein MAKLYYNLITKGLKTIDDVPMVWRDAVLVLLEQE; from the coding sequence ATGGCGAAACTATATTACAATCTGATCACAAAAGGACTCAAAACAATCGATGACGTGCCAATGGTTTGGCGAGATGCGGTATTAGTTTTACTCGAACAAGAATAA
- a CDS encoding N-acetylmuramoyl-L-alanine amidase, which translates to MGYVINDRRASALGGQSKDRNRSAITTIVWHYSAVARSVRKFITGHEEYWKNTLGWDRGGYHFYIDADGNIWQNYDYERITWGVFNNNGYCVHISVEAGSGTDYSQAQIDAREWLTRKIMGDLNIPASKVKGHWEVYNNSACPGYTKGQMDAFRARLGQVAAAASDPISPMRVPVNYNKMVAYPGYSIDSNPWGEPGLVHWGKTDDIIGNTISVYEENGSGEYANGVKVGWIDKRALIDVPARKSVSYNVIIKTGGYSIDSRPWGEPGFTNWGTTDAFIGQNIPVIEESGGGEYINTSLGWIDKRAVTKEPIVVSSTLHLPAGQTWITYPENGPYKAGNVIAVEQACSCLVLGDKGQGLIVVDLEGGVGRVAIRYDESKGAKITKQYA; encoded by the coding sequence ATGGGTTATGTAATCAACGACAGACGCGCTTCAGCACTGGGTGGCCAAAGTAAAGATCGCAACCGATCGGCAATCACAACCATCGTATGGCACTATTCGGCTGTTGCTAGATCCGTACGCAAGTTCATTACCGGGCATGAGGAATACTGGAAGAACACTCTCGGATGGGACCGCGGCGGCTATCACTTTTATATCGATGCCGATGGGAACATCTGGCAAAACTACGATTACGAACGTATCACATGGGGCGTGTTCAACAACAATGGCTACTGCGTGCATATCAGCGTGGAGGCCGGTAGCGGAACGGATTACTCGCAAGCGCAAATCGATGCCAGGGAATGGCTGACACGGAAAATAATGGGTGATCTTAATATCCCGGCAAGCAAGGTCAAAGGGCATTGGGAAGTATACAACAATTCAGCTTGCCCCGGGTACACCAAAGGGCAGATGGATGCATTCCGCGCAAGGTTGGGGCAAGTTGCAGCTGCAGCATCTGATCCAATTTCACCGATGCGGGTCCCTGTGAATTATAACAAGATGGTCGCTTATCCCGGCTATTCGATCGATTCCAATCCATGGGGCGAGCCAGGGCTAGTACATTGGGGTAAAACAGATGACATAATCGGCAATACAATCTCAGTTTACGAAGAGAACGGCAGCGGAGAGTACGCGAATGGCGTCAAAGTAGGATGGATTGACAAGCGCGCTCTGATTGACGTTCCAGCGCGCAAATCAGTGAGCTACAACGTGATTATTAAGACTGGCGGCTATTCGATCGATTCCCGGCCATGGGGCGAACCAGGCTTCACGAATTGGGGCACAACGGATGCATTTATTGGCCAGAATATTCCGGTGATTGAAGAAAGCGGCGGTGGTGAGTACATCAATACGAGCCTGGGCTGGATTGATAAGCGGGCTGTTACAAAGGAGCCTATCGTTGTTTCTTCTACGCTGCATCTTCCTGCCGGACAAACGTGGATTACATACCCGGAAAATGGGCCGTACAAAGCCGGTAATGTCATCGCAGTTGAGCAGGCATGCTCTTGTTTGGTTTTAGGTGACAAAGGTCAGGGGCTGATTGTGGTGGATCTGGAAGGTGGCGTCGGGCGCGTGGCTATCCGATATGACGAATCGAAGGGCGCGAAAATTACAAAACAATACGCATAA
- a CDS encoding phage holin family protein, which produces MKYFNDISIAFGIVGGSLAWLVGGWDVLLWTLVGFIILDYLTGLAKAWKTKKLSSEIGFEGLVKKMMILVMIVVANFLQRLIGDAVPLREIVILFFISNEGISLLENAAMFITVPDQLRDALLQLRDEDKEEK; this is translated from the coding sequence ATGAAATATTTTAATGACATATCGATTGCGTTCGGGATTGTTGGTGGAAGTCTAGCATGGTTGGTAGGGGGTTGGGATGTGCTGTTATGGACGTTGGTCGGTTTTATTATTTTGGATTATCTTACAGGTTTGGCCAAAGCGTGGAAAACGAAAAAATTGTCATCGGAGATCGGATTTGAAGGACTTGTTAAAAAGATGATGATTCTGGTGATGATCGTGGTGGCTAACTTTCTCCAACGCCTGATCGGGGATGCGGTACCGCTCCGTGAAATTGTTATTTTGTTCTTTATTTCCAATGAAGGCATTTCTCTTTTGGAAAATGCAGCGATGTTTATCACGGTACCTGATCAATTGAGGGATGCGCTTCTGCAGTTGAGAGACGAAGACAAGGAGGAAAAATAA